Genomic segment of Ralstonia pickettii:
TGCGACCTTCCTCGAGATAGACCCCGCCTTTGATCAGGATGCCGCGCCGCGCGGCGGCGGCCAGGCCGCTCACAATGCTCACGGGCGTCGAAATCACGAGGGCACACGGGCAGGCGATCACCAGCAGCACCAGCGCCTTGTAGATCCAATCCAGCCAGGTGGCGCCGAAGACCAGCGGAGGAATGATCGCTACCAGCAGCGCGACCGCGAATACGATGGGCGTGTACAGCCTGGCGAACTGATCAACGAAGCGCTGCGTGGGCGCTCGACTGCCTTGAGCGGCCTCCACTGCGTGAATGATACGAGCCAGTGTGGAGTCGCTTGCCGCCGCGGTAACGCGATACTCGAACGACCCCGACTCGTTGATGGTGCCGGCGAACACGGGGTCGCCTTCCGCCTTCTCGACCGGCAGACTCTCACCCGTGATCGGCGCCTGATTAACGGACGAGCGTCCCTGCAGGACCGTGCCATCGAGCGCAATACGCTCGCCCGGCTTGACCCGTACCCGGCTGCCGACCGCCACGGATTTGGCATCGACCTCGGACCAACTGCCGTCGCTGCGCTGTACCGTGGCTGTCTCCGGGGCGAGATCCATCAGCCCCCGGATCGCATCTCGGGCGCGGTCCAGCGAACGGGCTTCGATGACCTCCGCCAAGGCGAAGAGGACCATCACCATCGCCGCTTCCGGCCAGTGGCCGATCACCATCGCCCCCGTGACCGCAATCGACATGAGGGCATTCATGTTCAGGTTGCGGTTCTTGAGCGCGATCCAGCCTTTCTTGTAGGTGGACAGCCCGCCGGTCAGGATCGCGGCCAGCGCCAGGATCACCACCACCCAATGGTTGCCACCGTTGAGCCAATACACCACTTCCGCCAGGACGGCGTTCGCGCCGGCAATGGCAAGCGGCCACCATTTGGTGGGCGCGGCGTCTTGTTCGGGAAGCGGTGCTGCGGCAGAGCGGTCGCGCACCTCGGCATCGAAGCCAAGCGATTGAATGGCAGCCAGCACTTGCGGTAGCGCATCGGCAGCGTGTTGAACGGCGAGTGTGCGTTGGACGAGATTGAACTGCATGTCTGACACGCCCGCCATGCCCGCCAGCTTGCCGCGAATCAGCGTTTCTTCGGTCGGGCAGTCCATCTGACGAATGGTCAGGACTGTGCTCTGTCCGGCGGGGCTTTCATCCGCGCGAACCGCTCGCATGCCAACGGCTGCCAAGGCCTGCTCGATCGGCGCCGGGGATGGCAGCCGGTGCTGGACGGCCAGCGAACGCTGCATCAGGTTGAACTCAAGGTTGA
This window contains:
- a CDS encoding heavy metal translocating P-type ATPase — translated: MSDCGSKGCGCAATNVVTPADGDAAAVDLKRSRYRIDNMDCPTEEALIRNKLAALPGVVNLEFNLMQRSLAVQHRLPSPAPIEQALAAVGMRAVRADESPAGQSTVLTIRQMDCPTEETLIRGKLAGMAGVSDMQFNLVQRTLAVQHAADALPQVLAAIQSLGFDAEVRDRSAAAPLPEQDAAPTKWWPLAIAGANAVLAEVVYWLNGGNHWVVVILALAAILTGGLSTYKKGWIALKNRNLNMNALMSIAVTGAMVIGHWPEAAMVMVLFALAEVIEARSLDRARDAIRGLMDLAPETATVQRSDGSWSEVDAKSVAVGSRVRVKPGERIALDGTVLQGRSSVNQAPITGESLPVEKAEGDPVFAGTINESGSFEYRVTAAASDSTLARIIHAVEAAQGSRAPTQRFVDQFARLYTPIVFAVALLVAIIPPLVFGATWLDWIYKALVLLVIACPCALVISTPVSIVSGLAAAARRGILIKGGVYLEEGRKLTWLALDKTGTITHGKPALTDVVAWDGADASAAEMLAASLAVRSDHPVSQAVARAAQDQGRALRDVTDFAALPGRGVRGYIDGVLYHLGNHRLVEELGVCSPVLEASLAALETQGKTVVMLIGPDGVRALFGVADTIKDSSRQAIKELHALGIKTLMLSGDNPHTAEAIAQQVGIDRARGNLLPEDKQREIEQLAGQGAIGMVGDGINDAPALARADIGFAMGAAGTDTAIETADVALMDDDLRKLPAFVRLSRSTAGVLKQNIALALGIKAVFLVLTFTGQATMWMAVFADMGASLLVVGNGLRLLRK